A DNA window from Mycolicibacter hiberniae contains the following coding sequences:
- a CDS encoding acyl-[acyl-carrier-protein] thioesterase — MQQTQQPIGLAKELMPVPDPHPDVFDRQWPLRVADIDRAGRLRMDAAARHIQDIGQDQLRECGYQETHPLWIVRRTMMDLIAPIEFQDMLRIRRWCSGTSNRWCEMRVRIDGRKGGLFESEAFWININRETQGPARISDDFLARLKRTTSVDRLRWKAYLTAGSREDAAEIHEYPIRFTDIDLFDHMNNSVYWSVVEDYLSSYPELLGAPLRVTLEHDAPVALGDKLEIVSHVHPPGSTDKFGPELTDRTVRTLTYVVGDEVKALAAIFPL, encoded by the coding sequence ATGCAGCAGACACAGCAGCCGATCGGCCTGGCCAAGGAATTGATGCCGGTGCCGGACCCACATCCCGACGTGTTCGACCGGCAGTGGCCGCTGCGGGTCGCCGACATCGACCGCGCGGGGCGGCTGCGGATGGACGCCGCCGCCCGCCATATCCAAGACATCGGCCAGGACCAGCTGCGCGAGTGCGGATATCAGGAAACGCACCCGCTGTGGATCGTCCGGCGCACCATGATGGATCTGATCGCGCCCATCGAGTTCCAGGACATGCTGCGGATCCGGCGCTGGTGTTCGGGCACGTCCAACCGGTGGTGTGAGATGCGGGTCCGCATCGACGGCCGTAAGGGCGGGCTGTTCGAGTCCGAGGCGTTCTGGATCAACATCAACCGCGAGACCCAGGGGCCCGCGCGCATCTCCGACGACTTCCTGGCTCGACTGAAACGCACCACCAGCGTCGACCGGCTTCGCTGGAAGGCTTACCTGACCGCGGGCAGCCGTGAGGACGCCGCCGAGATTCATGAGTACCCCATCCGTTTCACCGACATCGACCTGTTCGACCACATGAACAACTCGGTGTACTGGAGCGTGGTCGAGGATTACCTGTCGAGCTATCCAGAACTGCTCGGCGCCCCGCTGCGCGTCACCCTCGAGCACGACGCACCCGTCGCGCTGGGCGACAAGTTGGAGATCGTCTCCCACGTTCACCCGCCCGGCTCGACCGACAAGTTCGGTCCCGAGCTGACCGACCGCACTGTTAGAACGCTCACATACGTGGTGGGCGACGAAGTCAAGGCGCTCGCAGCGATCTTCCCGCTGTAA
- the aceA gene encoding isocitrate lyase: MSTVGTPKSPEQIQHDWDHNPRWKGVTRTYTAEDVVALQGRVVEEHTLARRGAEVLWEQLHDLDYINALGALTGNMAVQQVRAGLKAIYLSGWQVAGDANLSGHTYPDQSLYPANSVPQVVRRINNALLRADEIAKVEGDTSVDNWLAPIVADGEAGFGGALNVYELQKAMIAAGVAGSHWEDQLASEKKCGHLGGKVLIPTQQHIRTLTSARLAADVADVPTVVIARTDAEAATLITSDVDERDQPFITGDRTAEGFYRVRNGLEPCIARAKAYAPYADLIWMETGTPDLELARKFAEGVKAEFPDQMLAYNCSPSFNWRQHLDDATIAKFQNELGAMGFKFQFITLAGFHALNYSMFDLAHGYARNQMSAYVELQEREFAAESRGYTATKHQREVGAGYFDRIATTVDPASSTTALAGSTEEGQFH; the protein is encoded by the coding sequence ATGTCGACCGTTGGCACGCCCAAGAGCCCCGAGCAGATCCAGCACGACTGGGACCACAACCCGCGCTGGAAAGGCGTCACCCGCACCTACACCGCCGAGGACGTCGTCGCGTTGCAGGGCCGCGTCGTCGAGGAGCACACCCTGGCCCGTCGCGGCGCCGAGGTGCTCTGGGAGCAGCTGCACGACCTGGACTACATCAACGCCCTGGGCGCGCTGACCGGCAACATGGCCGTCCAGCAGGTCCGGGCCGGCCTCAAGGCCATCTACTTGTCCGGCTGGCAGGTCGCCGGCGACGCGAACCTGTCCGGACACACCTACCCCGACCAGAGCCTCTACCCGGCCAACTCGGTCCCGCAGGTCGTGCGCCGGATCAACAACGCGCTGCTGCGCGCTGACGAGATCGCCAAGGTGGAGGGCGACACCTCGGTGGACAACTGGCTGGCCCCGATTGTGGCCGACGGCGAAGCCGGCTTCGGTGGTGCGCTCAACGTCTACGAGCTGCAGAAGGCGATGATCGCCGCCGGTGTGGCGGGCTCGCACTGGGAAGACCAGCTGGCCTCGGAGAAGAAGTGCGGCCACCTGGGCGGCAAGGTGCTGATCCCCACCCAGCAGCACATCCGCACCCTGACCTCGGCGCGCCTGGCCGCCGACGTCGCCGACGTGCCGACTGTGGTGATCGCTCGCACCGACGCCGAGGCCGCCACCCTGATCACCTCCGATGTCGACGAGCGCGACCAGCCGTTCATCACCGGCGACCGGACGGCGGAGGGCTTCTACCGGGTGCGCAACGGCCTGGAGCCGTGCATCGCCCGGGCCAAGGCCTACGCCCCCTACGCCGACCTGATCTGGATGGAGACCGGCACCCCGGATCTGGAGCTGGCCCGCAAGTTCGCCGAGGGCGTCAAGGCCGAGTTCCCGGACCAGATGCTGGCCTACAACTGCTCGCCGTCGTTCAACTGGCGCCAGCACCTGGACGACGCGACCATCGCCAAGTTCCAGAACGAGCTGGGCGCCATGGGCTTCAAGTTCCAGTTCATCACCCTGGCCGGCTTCCACGCGCTGAACTACTCGATGTTCGATCTGGCCCACGGCTACGCCCGCAACCAGATGAGCGCCTACGTCGAGCTGCAGGAGCGCGAGTTCGCCGCCGAGTCGCGTGGCTACACCGCCACCAAGCACCAGCGCGAGGTCGGTGCCGGTTACTTCGACCGGATCGCCACCACGGTGGACCCGGCGTCGTCGACCACCGCGCTGGCCGGCTCGACCGAAGAGGGTCAGTTCCACTAG
- a CDS encoding DUF92 domain-containing protein, with protein MTATVSHDLAVAGGGVLFIAAVLIVVGRALARRGASPLVTRKIPHALCGLFAALAAFQLSHGAVVAGVLAVATVALAVIVERGLVPVPGVFDGTRSRDYGLVGFAAGALVAVLAFWPDRVAIAGGVLVLGLADAGAALIGDRYGRHHVAAGGGVRSLEGSVAFVAIAFAVTWTFCRAGLELNMFMAVSVALFVAMTTAAVELLVLPAADNLLITPWVALLLHVARELSTDDALRWLSAIVFGCAIVPFMLRMRWLDLPGALCGGLIAAVAVGLGGWAWIIPAALFFSLTSLLTAYRRPTRAGGMRTLSQVVVNAGLPVLVPVIGYAFTGGTYWYAVSIGGIAAGIADSWASEIGRFSSREPLSLRTRGRVPKGTSGAVSPLGSAATVLGALAVGLFGAVYGGVAMVPVGLAAGVVGSLVDTLIGATVQARFVCATCGATVEDARHCGAPAQASTGWPWVGNDVVNACANVAGMATGLAVFALIS; from the coding sequence GTGACGGCCACCGTGAGCCATGACCTGGCCGTCGCCGGGGGCGGGGTCCTGTTCATCGCGGCTGTGCTGATCGTCGTCGGGCGAGCACTGGCGCGGCGGGGGGCGAGCCCCCTGGTCACCCGCAAGATCCCCCATGCGCTGTGCGGACTGTTCGCGGCCCTGGCCGCCTTCCAGCTGTCGCATGGGGCAGTGGTGGCCGGCGTGCTGGCGGTCGCCACGGTGGCCTTGGCGGTCATCGTGGAACGCGGACTGGTCCCGGTGCCGGGGGTCTTCGACGGGACCCGGTCCCGCGACTACGGACTGGTGGGATTTGCCGCCGGGGCGTTGGTGGCGGTGCTGGCGTTCTGGCCGGACCGGGTCGCCATCGCGGGCGGTGTCCTGGTGCTGGGGCTTGCCGATGCCGGCGCGGCGCTGATCGGGGATCGCTATGGGCGCCACCATGTCGCGGCCGGCGGCGGAGTTCGCTCCCTTGAGGGCTCGGTGGCGTTCGTGGCCATCGCCTTCGCTGTGACGTGGACGTTCTGCCGGGCCGGCCTTGAACTGAACATGTTCATGGCGGTGTCGGTTGCCCTGTTCGTCGCGATGACGACGGCCGCCGTCGAGCTACTGGTCCTGCCGGCGGCCGACAACCTGCTGATCACGCCGTGGGTTGCGTTGCTGCTGCACGTAGCGCGCGAGCTGTCCACCGACGACGCGCTGCGCTGGCTGTCGGCGATCGTATTCGGCTGCGCAATCGTGCCGTTCATGCTCCGGATGCGTTGGCTGGATCTGCCGGGCGCGCTGTGCGGCGGCCTGATCGCCGCGGTGGCGGTCGGCCTGGGCGGGTGGGCGTGGATCATCCCGGCCGCCCTGTTCTTCTCCCTCACCAGCCTGCTCACCGCGTATCGCCGGCCGACCCGGGCCGGGGGCATGCGCACCCTGAGCCAGGTGGTGGTGAACGCCGGCCTGCCGGTGCTGGTCCCGGTGATCGGCTATGCGTTCACCGGCGGCACGTACTGGTACGCCGTGTCGATCGGCGGGATCGCGGCCGGTATCGCCGACTCCTGGGCCTCGGAGATCGGGCGCTTCTCCTCCCGCGAGCCGCTGTCGCTGCGGACCCGGGGCCGAGTGCCCAAGGGCACCTCGGGGGCGGTGTCCCCGCTGGGCTCTGCTGCCACCGTGCTGGGCGCGCTGGCCGTCGGCCTGTTCGGCGCGGTGTACGGCGGTGTCGCGATGGTGCCGGTGGGCCTGGCGGCCGGAGTCGTCGGCTCGCTGGTCGACACGCTGATCGGGGCCACCGTGCAGGCCCGCTTCGTCTGCGCGACGTGCGGGGCCACGGTGGAGGACGCACGGCACTGCGGTGCCCCGGCACAAGCGTCCACCGGCTGGCCCTGGGTGGGCAATGACGTGGTCAATGCCTGCGCGAACGTGGCCGGCATGGCCACCGGGCTGGCGGTGTTCGCGCTGATTTCCTAG
- the exaC gene encoding acetaldehyde dehydrogenase ExaC codes for MTVFARPGTTGAVMSYESRYGNFIGGQWVAPVGGEYFENTTPVTGQAFCEVPRSTAADIDLALDAAHAAAPAWGKASPADRAAILTKIADRIDQHREQLAVAEVWDNGKPVRETLAADIPLAADHFRYFAAAIRTQEGALSQLDDDTVAYHFREPLGVVGQIIPWNFPLLMAAWKLAPALAAGNAVVLKPAEQTPASILFLMSLIGDLLPAGVVNVVNGFGVEAGKPLASSNRIAKIGFTGETTTGRLIMQYASQNIIPVTLELGGKSPNIFFSDVLAANDDFQDKALEGFAGFALNQGEVCTCPSRSLVQAPIYDEFLELAAIRTKAIRQGDPLDISTMIGAQASNDQLEKILSYIAIGKEEGATTVTGGERAELGGDLSGGYYVQPTIFAGHNKMRIFQEEIFGPVVSVTSFTDYDDAIAIANDTIYGLAAGVWSRDGNTAYRAGRDIQAGRVWINCYHAYPAHAAFGGYKQSGIGRENHKMVLDHYQQTKNLLVSYSQTANGLF; via the coding sequence ATGACCGTTTTCGCACGTCCGGGTACCACAGGTGCGGTGATGAGCTATGAGTCCCGGTACGGGAACTTCATCGGCGGGCAGTGGGTGGCACCGGTGGGCGGTGAATACTTCGAGAACACCACTCCGGTCACCGGGCAGGCGTTCTGCGAGGTTCCGCGCTCCACGGCGGCCGACATCGACTTGGCGCTGGACGCCGCGCACGCCGCCGCGCCGGCCTGGGGCAAGGCGTCCCCGGCCGACCGGGCGGCGATCCTGACCAAGATCGCCGATCGGATCGACCAGCACCGCGAACAGCTGGCGGTCGCCGAGGTGTGGGACAACGGCAAGCCGGTCCGGGAGACCCTGGCCGCCGACATTCCACTGGCCGCGGATCACTTCCGCTACTTCGCCGCGGCGATCCGCACCCAGGAGGGTGCGCTCAGCCAGCTCGACGACGACACCGTCGCCTACCATTTCCGCGAGCCGCTGGGCGTGGTCGGCCAGATCATCCCGTGGAACTTCCCGCTGCTGATGGCCGCCTGGAAGCTGGCGCCCGCGCTGGCCGCCGGAAACGCAGTGGTGCTCAAGCCGGCCGAGCAGACGCCCGCATCCATCCTGTTCCTGATGAGCCTGATCGGCGACCTGTTGCCGGCCGGAGTCGTCAACGTGGTCAACGGATTCGGTGTCGAGGCGGGCAAGCCCCTGGCGTCGAGCAACCGGATCGCCAAGATCGGCTTCACCGGCGAGACCACCACCGGGCGGCTGATCATGCAGTACGCCAGCCAGAACATCATTCCGGTGACTTTGGAACTGGGCGGCAAGAGTCCCAACATCTTCTTCTCCGATGTGCTCGCCGCCAACGACGACTTCCAGGACAAGGCGCTGGAAGGCTTCGCCGGTTTCGCCCTCAACCAGGGCGAGGTGTGCACCTGCCCGTCGCGGTCCCTGGTCCAGGCCCCCATCTACGACGAGTTCCTGGAACTGGCCGCGATCCGCACCAAGGCGATCCGCCAGGGCGACCCACTCGACATCTCCACGATGATCGGGGCGCAGGCCTCCAACGACCAGCTGGAGAAGATCCTGTCCTACATCGCCATCGGTAAGGAGGAGGGCGCCACCACCGTCACCGGTGGCGAACGCGCAGAGCTGGGCGGCGACCTGTCGGGTGGCTACTACGTGCAGCCGACGATCTTCGCCGGCCACAACAAGATGCGCATCTTCCAGGAGGAGATCTTCGGCCCGGTGGTCTCGGTGACCTCGTTCACCGACTACGACGATGCGATCGCGATCGCCAACGACACCATCTACGGCCTGGCGGCCGGGGTATGGAGCCGCGACGGCAACACCGCCTACCGGGCGGGCCGCGACATCCAGGCGGGGCGCGTGTGGATCAACTGCTACCACGCCTACCCGGCGCACGCGGCGTTCGGCGGTTACAAGCAGTCCGGCATCGGCCGGGAGAACCACAAGATGGTGCTCGACCACTACCAGCAGACCAAGAACCTGTTGGTGTCCTACTCCCAGACGGCGAACGGCTTGTTCTGA
- the ramB gene encoding acetate metabolism transcriptional regulator RamB: MAKTYVGSRVRQLRSERGFSQAALAQMLEISPSYLNQIEHDVRPLTVAVLLRIAEVFGVDASFFASPDDTRLVAELREVAMDRDLDVEVDLAEVAEVVSAHPKVARAMVNLHRRYRITTAQLAAATEERFSDGSGTGAITMPHEEVRDYFYQRQNYLHELDTAAEELATRMRRHQGELAVELANRLTEVHGVRINRRIDLGETMLHRYNPATRTLDISNHLSWGQRVFKMAAELAYLEFDEQIAAMVDEGKFTSKDSRTLARLGLANYFAAAIVLPYGQFHDRAETFRYDIERLSAFYRVSYETIAHRLSTLQRPSMRGVPFSFVRVDRAGNMSKRQSATGFHFSSSGGTCPLWNVYETFGNPGKILVQIAEMPDGRKYMWVARTVERRASRWGQPDKTFAIGLGCELRHAHRLVYSEGLDLAAGHDVPATPIGVGCRVCDHDNCPQRAFPALGRDLDLNEHRSTVSPYLVKQQR; this comes from the coding sequence GTGGCCAAGACGTACGTCGGCTCCCGAGTGCGCCAGTTACGCAGCGAGCGCGGTTTCAGCCAGGCCGCACTGGCGCAGATGCTGGAGATCTCGCCGAGTTACCTCAACCAGATTGAGCATGACGTCCGGCCGCTGACGGTCGCGGTGCTGCTGCGCATCGCCGAGGTCTTCGGCGTGGACGCCAGCTTCTTCGCCTCTCCCGACGACACCCGGCTGGTGGCCGAGCTGCGCGAGGTCGCCATGGACCGCGACCTCGACGTCGAGGTCGACCTGGCCGAGGTGGCCGAGGTGGTCAGCGCCCACCCCAAAGTGGCCCGCGCGATGGTCAACCTGCACCGCCGCTACCGCATCACCACGGCCCAACTCGCCGCGGCCACCGAGGAGCGTTTCTCCGACGGCAGCGGCACCGGGGCGATCACCATGCCGCACGAAGAGGTCCGCGACTACTTCTACCAGCGCCAGAACTACCTGCACGAACTCGACACCGCGGCCGAAGAATTGGCCACCCGGATGCGCCGGCACCAGGGCGAGTTGGCCGTCGAGCTGGCCAACCGCCTGACCGAAGTGCACGGGGTGCGCATCAACCGCCGGATCGACCTCGGCGAGACGATGCTGCACCGGTACAACCCGGCGACCCGCACCCTGGACATCTCCAACCATCTGTCCTGGGGCCAGCGGGTGTTCAAGATGGCCGCCGAATTGGCCTACCTGGAGTTCGACGAGCAGATCGCAGCCATGGTCGATGAGGGCAAGTTCACCTCGAAGGACTCCCGGACGCTGGCCCGGCTGGGGCTGGCCAACTACTTCGCCGCGGCGATCGTGTTGCCCTACGGACAGTTCCACGATCGCGCCGAGACGTTCCGGTATGACATCGAGCGGTTGTCGGCCTTCTACCGGGTCAGCTACGAGACCATCGCACACCGGCTGTCCACCCTGCAGCGGCCGTCCATGCGGGGCGTGCCGTTCTCCTTCGTCCGGGTCGACCGAGCCGGAAACATGTCGAAACGACAGTCGGCCACCGGTTTTCACTTCTCCTCCAGCGGCGGTACCTGCCCGCTGTGGAACGTCTACGAGACCTTCGGCAATCCGGGAAAGATCCTGGTTCAGATCGCCGAGATGCCCGACGGGCGCAAGTACATGTGGGTCGCCCGCACCGTCGAGCGCCGGGCCTCCCGCTGGGGCCAGCCGGACAAGACCTTCGCGATCGGGCTGGGCTGCGAACTGCGCCACGCCCACCGGTTGGTCTACTCCGAAGGTCTGGATCTGGCGGCCGGCCACGACGTCCCGGCCACGCCGATCGGGGTGGGCTGCCGGGTCTGCGACCACGACAACTGCCCTCAGCGGGCCTTCCCGGCGCTCGGGCGTGACCTGGATCTCAACGAACATCGCAGCACTGTCTCGCCGTATCTGGTAAAGCAACAGCGGTGA
- a CDS encoding 3-hydroxybutyryl-CoA dehydrogenase, with the protein MSIQRVGVIGAGQMGAGIAEVSARAGVEVKVFETTDALVTAGRNRIVKSLERGVSAGKITERERDDAVGNLSFTTDLGDFADRQLVIEAVIEDDTVKSKIFAELDKVITDPDAVLASNTSSIPIMKIAAATANPQRVLGLHFFNPVPVLPLVELVSTLVTDPAAADRTEEFASAVLGKQVVRCSDRSGFVVNALLVPYLLSAVRMLESGFATVEDIDKAIVAGLSHPMGPLRLSDLVGLDTLKLIADKMYEEFKEPLYAAPPLLLRMVEAGQLGKKSGRGFYTY; encoded by the coding sequence GTGTCGATCCAACGAGTAGGTGTCATCGGAGCCGGTCAGATGGGCGCCGGAATCGCCGAGGTGTCGGCGCGCGCCGGCGTCGAGGTGAAGGTTTTCGAGACCACCGACGCACTGGTGACCGCCGGGCGTAACCGGATCGTCAAGTCGCTGGAGCGCGGCGTGAGCGCCGGCAAGATCACCGAGCGCGAGCGCGACGACGCCGTCGGCAACCTGTCCTTCACCACCGATCTCGGGGACTTCGCCGATCGGCAGCTGGTGATCGAGGCCGTCATCGAAGACGACACCGTCAAGTCGAAGATCTTCGCCGAGCTGGACAAGGTGATCACCGACCCGGACGCCGTGCTCGCCTCGAACACCTCGTCCATTCCGATCATGAAGATTGCCGCCGCCACCGCCAACCCGCAGCGCGTGCTGGGCCTGCACTTCTTCAACCCGGTTCCGGTACTGCCGCTGGTCGAACTGGTCAGCACGCTGGTCACCGACCCGGCCGCCGCCGACCGCACCGAGGAGTTCGCCAGCGCGGTGCTGGGCAAGCAGGTGGTGCGCTGCTCGGACCGGTCCGGTTTCGTGGTGAACGCCCTGCTGGTGCCCTACCTGTTGTCGGCGGTGCGCATGCTGGAGTCCGGCTTCGCCACCGTCGAGGACATCGACAAGGCGATTGTCGCCGGACTGTCGCACCCGATGGGCCCGCTGCGGCTGTCCGACCTGGTCGGCCTGGACACCCTGAAGCTGATCGCCGACAAGATGTACGAGGAATTCAAGGAGCCGCTCTACGCCGCGCCGCCGCTGCTGCTGCGCATGGTCGAGGCCGGCCAACTCGGCAAGAAATCCGGCCGGGGCTTCTACACGTACTGA
- a CDS encoding carboxymuconolactone decarboxylase family protein has protein sequence MIARIPESPGLRDLGVTNWLVCKVIAARQRVPRAHLFTTLGQHRRLMWSWLPFGGMLMRGGKFSARDTELVILRVGHLRDSQYELQHHRRMARAVGLDEATQERIFQGPDAPGLADRQRALLTGVDELIETRSLSDATWALLATHLDRPRLIEFVMLTSQYDALAATLSALRVPLDFDE, from the coding sequence GTGATTGCTCGTATCCCCGAATCCCCCGGCCTGCGTGACCTCGGCGTCACGAACTGGCTGGTCTGCAAAGTCATCGCGGCCCGCCAGCGCGTGCCCCGAGCGCACCTGTTCACCACGCTCGGACAGCATCGGCGGCTGATGTGGTCCTGGCTGCCGTTCGGCGGGATGCTCATGCGGGGCGGGAAGTTCTCGGCCCGCGACACCGAGTTGGTGATTCTGCGGGTCGGCCACCTGCGCGACAGCCAGTACGAACTGCAGCACCACCGCCGGATGGCCCGGGCGGTCGGGCTCGACGAGGCCACCCAGGAGCGGATCTTTCAGGGGCCGGATGCGCCCGGGCTCGCCGACCGTCAGCGCGCATTGCTGACCGGGGTCGACGAGCTGATCGAGACCCGTAGCCTCTCCGATGCCACCTGGGCGCTGCTGGCAACGCATCTGGATCGGCCCCGGCTGATCGAATTCGTCATGCTCACCAGCCAATACGACGCACTGGCCGCCACCCTGAGCGCGCTGCGGGTGCCGCTGGACTTCGATGAGTAG
- a CDS encoding putative holin, with the protein MIPLPRPWLLSSAMLVGAALGILAGIGVTLLISAPLRPDVAITLVLGAPSAAGLVLVFVSSRRWVTALGAFLLALGVGWFGTLAAIQVVSGV; encoded by the coding sequence GTGATTCCGCTCCCGCGCCCCTGGTTGCTCAGCAGCGCCATGCTGGTCGGGGCGGCGCTCGGCATCCTGGCCGGTATCGGTGTGACCCTGCTGATCAGCGCGCCGCTGCGCCCGGACGTCGCGATCACCCTGGTGCTCGGTGCGCCCAGTGCCGCGGGGCTGGTGCTGGTGTTCGTCTCCTCGCGTCGGTGGGTAACCGCACTGGGTGCGTTTCTTCTCGCGCTGGGGGTCGGATGGTTCGGCACGCTGGCCGCGATTCAGGTGGTCTCCGGTGTCTGA
- the lpdA gene encoding dihydrolipoyl dehydrogenase, translated as MTHFDVVVLGAGPGGYVAAIRAAQLGLNTAIVEPKYWGGVCLNVGCIPSKALLRNAELAHIFTKEAKTFGISGEATFDYGAAFDRSRKVAEGRVAGVHFLMKKNKITEIHGYGTFTDPHTLSVALNDGGAQTVTFNNAIIATGSSTRLVPGTSLSDNVVTYEQLILSRELPKSIVIAGAGAIGMEFSYVLANYGVDVTVVEFLPRALPNEDADVSKEIEKQFKKLGVKVRTGTKVESITDDGSTVSVVVSKDGQTETLQADKVLQAIGFAPNVDGYGLEAAGVALTERRAIGVGEYMQTSVPHIYAIGDVTGLLQLAHVAEAQGVVAAETIGGAETMSLGDYRMMPRATFCQPQVASFGLTEEQAKAEGYDVKVVKFPFTANGKAHGVGDPSGFVKLIADARYGELIGGHLVGHDVSELLPELTLAQKWDLTANELARNVHTHPTMSEALQECFHGLTGHMINF; from the coding sequence GTGACCCACTTTGACGTCGTCGTTCTCGGAGCCGGCCCGGGCGGATATGTCGCGGCAATCCGCGCTGCCCAATTGGGCTTGAACACTGCCATCGTCGAGCCGAAGTACTGGGGCGGGGTCTGCCTCAACGTCGGCTGCATTCCCTCGAAAGCACTGCTGCGCAACGCGGAGCTGGCACACATCTTCACCAAGGAAGCCAAGACCTTCGGCATCTCCGGAGAGGCCACCTTCGACTACGGCGCCGCCTTCGACCGCAGCCGCAAGGTCGCCGAGGGCCGGGTGGCCGGGGTGCACTTCCTGATGAAGAAGAACAAGATCACCGAGATCCACGGCTACGGGACTTTCACCGACCCGCACACGTTGTCGGTGGCGCTCAACGACGGTGGTGCCCAGACGGTTACGTTCAACAACGCGATCATCGCCACCGGGTCGAGCACCCGGTTGGTGCCGGGTACCTCGCTGTCGGACAACGTCGTCACCTACGAGCAGCTGATCCTGAGCCGGGAGCTGCCGAAGTCGATCGTCATCGCCGGCGCCGGGGCCATCGGCATGGAGTTCTCTTACGTCTTGGCCAACTACGGAGTGGACGTCACCGTGGTCGAGTTCCTTCCGCGGGCGCTGCCCAACGAGGACGCCGACGTGTCCAAGGAGATCGAGAAGCAGTTCAAGAAACTGGGCGTCAAGGTCCGCACCGGGACCAAGGTGGAAAGCATCACCGACGACGGATCGACGGTGTCGGTCGTGGTGAGCAAGGACGGCCAGACCGAAACGCTGCAGGCCGACAAGGTGTTGCAGGCCATCGGCTTTGCGCCCAATGTCGACGGCTACGGGCTGGAGGCGGCCGGGGTCGCGCTGACCGAGCGCCGCGCCATCGGGGTCGGGGAGTACATGCAGACCTCGGTGCCGCACATCTACGCCATCGGCGATGTCACCGGGTTGCTGCAGCTGGCGCATGTCGCCGAGGCGCAGGGCGTGGTGGCCGCCGAGACCATCGGCGGGGCCGAGACCATGTCGCTGGGCGACTACCGGATGATGCCGCGGGCCACCTTCTGCCAGCCGCAGGTGGCCAGCTTCGGCCTCACCGAGGAGCAGGCCAAGGCCGAGGGTTATGACGTCAAGGTGGTGAAGTTCCCGTTCACCGCCAACGGCAAGGCGCATGGCGTGGGCGACCCGAGCGGGTTCGTCAAGCTGATCGCCGACGCACGCTACGGCGAGCTGATCGGCGGCCACCTGGTCGGCCACGATGTGTCCGAACTGCTGCCCGAGCTCACCTTGGCACAGAAGTGGGATCTGACGGCCAACGAACTGGCCCGCAATGTGCACACCCACCCGACGATGTCCGAGGCGCTGCAGGAGTGCTTCCACGGCCTGACCGGCCACATGATCAACTTCTGA
- a CDS encoding DUF779 domain-containing protein, giving the protein MAAPDRVLVTDAAAELLARLVARHGPVIFHQSGGCCDGSAPMCYPDGDFIIGDHDVLLGVLDAAGAEVPVWISGPQFAAWKHTQLTIDVVPGRGAGFSLEAPEGMRFLTRSRAFTEAENAALESLPVITGSLPG; this is encoded by the coding sequence ATGGCCGCCCCGGACCGGGTGCTGGTCACCGACGCCGCCGCGGAACTTCTGGCGCGGCTGGTGGCACGCCACGGCCCGGTGATATTCCACCAGTCCGGTGGCTGTTGTGACGGTTCGGCGCCGATGTGCTACCCCGACGGCGACTTCATCATCGGCGACCACGACGTGTTACTCGGTGTGCTCGACGCAGCGGGCGCCGAGGTCCCGGTCTGGATCTCCGGTCCGCAGTTCGCGGCCTGGAAACACACCCAGCTGACCATCGATGTGGTGCCCGGCCGGGGGGCGGGCTTCAGCTTGGAGGCGCCCGAAGGGATGCGGTTTCTGACCCGCAGCCGGGCCTTCACCGAGGCCGAGAACGCGGCGCTGGAATCGCTGCCGGTGATAACCGGGTCGCTACCGGGCTGA